GGGAGCTTTGTCTCTGGCAGTCTTGTAGAACGCCCTGGCCTCTTCCTTGGTGGCAAATCGTGCGATCTTGTCCTTCTCATGCTGGACGCACCAGTTGCCCTTCGCGTCGATCCAGACAAGAACGCTTCGCCCCTTCGGGACTCCGATGCCGACTTTGATGACTCGGGGCTCGCGGATGATGGGCGTGCCGTCAAGCTCGTGGGTCAGCCCATACATCCTGTTTTTGGCGGGTCTTGCTGAGAGATTGGTTGCCATCCTTCTCCTCGCTGATAAACGATTGCAAGCGGGATTACTGAGCCTTTTTGAATCCGATGCTGGTTTCCCTGACGGCCCTCACTCCGGGGATGTTGAAGGCGGATTTCGATTGCGTGGCCAGTTTGTTCAGGAGGGTCATGTTCGGCTGGACCAGTTCGGCCATGACTTGACCGTCTGCCACGGCGCGGCAAAGAAAGCGCAGGTCGGTCACCTCTGCCTTCCAACGGCCGGAAGATGTGACGCCCTCGACCTTTGGCGCTGCCGGAAGCACCGGCGCCGGAACGTTCAGTTCCATGTTGAGCGTCGCCTCGACCTCTTCCACCGAAGCTCCGGCCTTCTCTGCCTGGATGGCCAGCAGGAGCTTGGCTTCGTCGGCTGCCTTCCTGGCAGCCTCCTCGGCCTGGCGCTGACGCTCGGCTGCGATCCGATCCTGCTCGTCTTTCCAGGTGCGGGCCGCCTTGCGCAAATAATCGAGGCCACGTTGGACCGGCTCCAGGAAGCTCTTTTCCATGTCGCACAGCTTCTTGTGCAGCGCATAGGCATCGGCTTTCAGCGGGCCAAAGGTCTTTTTGATCCGGTCCTCGATCGTTACTCCCGCCTGCCCGAGTTCAACGGCCCTCTGGTAGCTCTCGTGATCCACGATCACAAGGGCGGTCGCGCGTCCTGACCAATCCGTCGCTTCCCGTTTCACCAACTCCTTCACGTCTTCCTTCTTGACCGTTTCCTGCACGCCCTCTGTTCCGGGCGCAGGAAACTGAACGATGTTGTTCATGCTGCCCTCCCGTGTTTAGCCTTCCATCGCAACACGTTCATTAAGCTCACGAACGTGCTCCAGTCTTCCGCCGCCTCGCTGTGCGGCAACTCCCGAAGGTCGTACTTGCCCTCTTTCTTCAACCGCAGAACTGCCCTGCGATAGCACTCGGGCTGATCCAACAGGTGCGAGTAAGCCGCCAGCTGTATGCCCCAACATGCCTCCGGTACCCCGCTTTTCAGATCGAGCACCACCGGGACCAGTTCGCCGTCGAGATGCATCAGACCCCATCGGTCTATTGTTCCCGCATACCGGAACACCCGATGCCAGCGCCTGTCCTCGACGCCTTCCCAGGCAAACTCGACTTCCGCCTTGAAGCGCCTGTAGGCTTCCACGTACGGCAGGATGCGCGGATCGACGCTCGACTCATCCAGACACCCCTGGTCGTCATACTCGCAGGCCATGTGAACGGCCTGCCCTCGCAAACGGTGAAACTCGGTGAAGTGCGAAGTGTCCACCAGCCCAGACCGCTCGATCACCTGAGTCACGCTGATGAGCACCTCCCCGGTTGGCAGCGAGTACTCGTGTTTTTCCGGATTGAAGTTAAGCACCTGAAACCTCCTGATCTGGGCACATTCTATATCAAAAGACAATGCATTGTCAATCAATAATAGACACACCTCCCATAAAAGTGCCACGCATCGCCACGCGACGGCCATTCATTACTTGTTGATGGCGCACATAATAAATATTTAAATTTATATGTCAAGAACATTCTCAAAAAAATCGCCGGAATGCTAAAGAAATCTTTTCATCCGTCCGAACTTAGGTTAAATTGCGGCATATGAAGACATTAGGAGAATTCCTAGATGAGAAAGTTCAGACAGGCGGGTGGGGCGCCCAGGAAGCCCTCGCGGAAAAACTGAAGCTTTCATCCTCGGCTATCAGCGGTTGGAAGCGTGGCAAAAAACCTGGGTTCGGCGACTGTCTTCGCATCGCCCAGGCCTTCGCCAATGATCCCGTGATTCAGGGCGACCCGCTCGTAGTCTTCGCGATGACCAACCAGCCGGAATCTGCAGAACTCTACCGCAGTTTCTTTCCATCAACCGAACACACCAAGACCGTTCGCGATGCAGAATGCGTTTGCTCCAAAAACAGCAAGCGTCACAGCCTGCATGCCAGGTTGGAAGAGATTCTGGACGGTCGACTCGGCTACGCCATCGCCGCCAATATCGAGGCTCTGTACAAACTACATTCCCTGCCACCTGCCAGTGATGAGCCGGTAGGCCATGGCCCCTACTACCCAGGAACCAGAGTGCGGAAACGGCGGGGGCGGCGCTTAACCTGACGCGGCGCTCGTCGTGCGAGGACTATCGGTCCTGCCGGTCCTGCGCTTATCGGGTCGCTCTTCCTCTGGAAGACGTATGAGAGTGCCACAAAAGCAGCATATATAGAGGCGCGGCGGCAATTCATGAAAGCAGTGCTTCTTGCATCCATTAACTGGAGGTAGGCGATCCATCCTATCAAAATCCTTTCGATTCCTTTCTGGTTCATAATTTGAAACTTACATATACCAAGAACGCAAAATAGAAGGTACTGCCTACCGGAAATCCTGGAGTATTATGGGGCAGTGGCCTGGAAATTGGGTGGAATGACAATGGAAACAGCTCTATTTATTTTCATGGCAGCAGTTATGTCTGCCGCAAGCCTCGCTTGAACTCGGACATTTCCAGGATCTCTTGTCAATTATTCGATGTGATCGCATAATTTGATTGTGTGGTTCCTGAGGTACGCAGAAGAGCACGTGCGCCGCTCGGCGCGAACACGGCCGGTCCTGGTTCTCACCGGCGCCCGCCAGACTGGAAAGACCTCGACCCTTCGGCGGCTGTTCCCGAATTACGGCTTCACTTCCCTCGATCTGCCGACGGAAGCCGAGCAAGCCGAGAAAGAGCCGGAGGCTTTCCTTCAACGGCACCCAGCGCCCGCCATCATAGACGAGGCGCAGCACGCCCCCGCTCTATTCCACCATCTCAAGGTGGCGGTGGCGCAGAAACGGAACCGCCACGCGCAGTACCTTCTCACCAGCTCGCAGAAGTTCACGCTTATGAAGGGCGCGTCGGAATCACTCGCCGGGCGCGTGGACGTTATCGAACTGGAGACATTATCTCTGGCGGAAATCCTTGCGGCTACGCCAGGATTCAGGCAGGAAGCCGCAATTGCTGTGCGCGGCGGCTTCCCGGAATTGCACGCCAACCCGGAAATCGATTCCGTGGCCTTCTACAATTCCTATCTGGCAACGTATCTGGAGCGCGATGTGCGCTCGCTCGCAAACGTCACGAGTCTGCGCGACTTCGAACGCTTTTTGCGCGCCTGTGCCTTGCGCTCAGCCAATCTGCTGAACAAGGCCGACCTGGCGCGCGACGTGGGGATTGCGCCCTCCACCGCCAATCTTTGGTTGTCCTCGCTTGAGGCATCTGGACAGGTAGTATTGCTGGAGCCGTGGTTTTCAAGCCACACCAAGTCGCTTGTAAAGCGCCCAAAGCTCTACTTGGCGGATACTGGCCTGCTCTGTGCCTTGCTGAACATCCGCTCGGAGGAAGCCCTGGCCCAGTCACCCTGGGCCGGCGCGGTATGGGAGACGTTTGTCTTTGCCCAGTTACGGCACCGAGAACGCCGCGCCGGACGTGCCGGCAGCTTGTTCTACTGGCGCGATCGCACGCGCGAGGTAGACTTCGTCGTGGATGCCGGCGGTCGCCTGGAGCTTTTCGAAGCAAAATGGACCGAGTTGCCGGCTCAATCCGATACTATCAACCTTGCCTTCATGCGTGATGCTGTGGGCAAGGCACGGATTGCGGAGGCGTCCATTGTCTGCCGCGCGCCGAACAGTTATTCCGTCGCCAACGGATTCAAGGCCGTGCCCATTGTGGAACTCTATTAGCGAATTAGCGCGCTCCTCATATCCCGTAGCCAAGCGGTCGCTCGCAGTTGGCGACTAGGAGGGAGCAAGACATGGAGGAAAGTGCTCCTGTGTACGTTAAGATATTCTTCCGAACCGCACTACTTTTCGAAAACAGGCAATCAATGGGCCTTAAAAGATCAAATTCTCTCACTTTTCTCTTCAGGTAGATAATCTTTTGGAGTATGCTATTTTCACTATGCCAAAGAAGGGAACCTCCCCAATACAGGGGGAAATACTGCAAGGCACTCTGGACCTGCTGGTACTGCAAACGCTCGTGATGGGTCCCGCTCACGGCCATACCATTGCCCATGCCATCGAGCATCGGTCGGGAAACGTCCTCCAGGTCGAACACGGATCTCTATACCCGGCGCTGCATCGCCTCGAAGTTCGGGAGTGGATCGCCTCCTTTTGGGGCACCTCGGAAAATAATCGCAAGGCCAGGTATTACCGGCTGACGACTGCAGGTCGCAAACAACTGTCGGAACAGGTGAGCCGCTGGGATCAACTGGTTCAGGCCATCAATCGCATTATCCGGCCGGCCATGGAGTAACGCCATGGGTTGGACACGATTTTTCAGGCGCGGATTTTGGGATAAAGAGCGCTCACGCGAGATTCAGTCGTACATCGAAATCGAGACAGACGAAAACATCGCCCGGGGCATGTCTCCGGAAGAGGCACGCTATGCCGCACACAAGAAGTTCGGCAACGTGGCTTCCGTCCGTGAGGAGATCTATCACATGAATACGATCGGCTTCCTCGAATCGCTATGGCAGGATCTACGCTATACCTTCCGCTCCTTGCGCCGCAATCGCGGCTTCGCGGCGACCGCCATCATAACGCTGGCGCTTGGCATCGGCGCCAACACGACCGTTTTCAGCGCCTTGGATGCCGCCATGTTCCGCCCCTTGCCGTACCGGGACCCAAGCAGGCTGGTCACGATCGCGTGGGTCGCGGCGCGCGGCTCAGCAGAGCAGGTGACTTATCTCGGCGGCGCGTCACTGCAGGAAATGGAGGACTGGCGCGCGCAGAAACAGATCTTTGGCGGCGTCGAGCCTTTTTCTCTGCCCCCATCAACGGGAGTGGAGGAGCCGGTTGCCATGGTGTATATCTCGGCCGGCATGCTGGACCTGTTAGGTGTCCAGCCGAGGCTCGGCCGCGGCTTTCTCCCGGAAGAAGGGCTACCGGGCAGAGATCAGGTTGCATTGCTCAGCCACTCGTATTGGCTGCGGGAGTTCGATAGCGATCCTGCCATTCTTGGCAAGACAATCAGGCTCGATGGTCGTGTCTACACGATTGTGGGAGTTATGCCGAGCAATTTTCAATTTCCCCCCGGTTCAAAGCCGAATGCCTGGGCGCCGTGGACAGAGAAGGTTGAAAGCAATCCGTCCATTATCGCCCGTCTCCGTCCCGGCCTCAGCAACGAGCAAGCCGAACGGGAAACGGCACTCGTCTCGGACCGAATTCACTACAGCGGTCGCGTGCCGCGGGCAAAGATGACCCCGGAATTCTTGCCGGTTAGCGACCGCCTGAATTCTTGGCTCGGGTTCAACAGGAACACCCGGACCGCGCTTCTTATCATGATGGGGGCCGTCGGTTTTGTTCTACTGATTGCGTGCGCCAACGTTGCCAACTTGTTGCTTTCCCGCAGCGCTAAGCTCCAGCGCGAGGTTGCTATTCGGTCAGCAATAGGCGCAAGTCGCGGCCGTCTGGTGCGCCACTTCCTGGTCGAGAGTATGGTTCTTGCCGCGGCCGGCGCTCTGGCTGCCGTTCTACTAACCTGGTGGTTGACCCATGCCATTCCCACCTTGCTGCCTGCGGACCTCAGGCGGCTGTTTGCCACCTACGAATTGGCCCTGAGCAAGAGAGTGTTTGCGTTCACTGTCGCCGTGACAGTGTTGACGTGCTTGTTAAGCGGTCTGATTCCGGCGTTCAGAACCGCGCACGGAGGGGTGATCGGAGGCTTGATTGGAACAGGACGCACCGCAGGCGTCACTCGTGCCACCCGGAGGCTTCACATTGGCTTGCAGAGCCTTCAGGTGGGCCTTGCGCTCGTTCTCCTCTGCGGTGCAGGGCTCATGGCCAACAGCTTCGTGCGCATGACTCTCACAGACAGCTGCTTTGACACACGAAATTTGTGCCTCGTCAGGGTATCTCTTCCTCAAAGTTATCCGAAGGGGCCGGAGCGGCAGGCGTTTTATGACCAACTTCTGTCAATTGTGAAAACCCTACCTGCGGTGCAGTCGGCTATATTGGCAGCGGGAACGCCCACAAGTCTGGGATTCGGAACCCGCAAGTTGTTCGCTGAAGATGCCCTGGGCGCCGGTGCAGAACCCTGGGGCGGGGATCTGCTCTTCGTTGGAGCAGATTACTTCTCTACACTCCGAATTCCTATGGTTGCCGGTCGTGATTTTGGACCGGAAGACGGGCCTTCATCACCTCTGGTCGCCGTGATCGATCGCCGGACCGCCGAGCATTATTGGCCCGGACAAAGCGCTCTGGGCCGGCGCATTCGTGCGGGCTCTGGGGCTCCATGGGTTACGGTTGTCGGCGTCGTTGCATCGGTCAAGACGCCGTCGTTCACCAGTCCGAAAGGGGTACAGATTTACAAACCCATTTCCCAAGGGAATGGGGTGGTGGGCAGCAACCTGATTATTCGGACTGCCGGTGACCCGAGACCGGTCCTGGCCGAGGTACGCGCCAGGATTGCCGATTTCAATCCTGGCGCCACGGTCCGGACCGCGGCCACTTTTGATGAGTTGTACGAAACCATGGATGCCGAGGCTGCCGCAACCCCGCGCTTCTACCTCATCCTGATGTCCATATTCGCGGGAGTGGCGCTGGCGACCGCCGCAGTGGGCATCTACGGCGTGCTTTCCTATTCGGTGGCCCAGCGTTCTTCGGAGATAGGCGTCCGCATGGCCCTCGGAGCGACCGCGCATGACGTCCACCGGCTTGTTGTACGCAGCATTCTGTTGCCTGTCGGAGCGGGCATCGTCGGCGGCGTAATTGTATCCCTTTGGCTCACCCGGCTGCTGCGCTCCCTTCTCTATCAAATCACGCCCCATGATCCCCTAACGATCGTCCTGGTTGCTACATTTCTGCTGCTCGTGTCACTGGCCGCAAGCTACCTGCCATCCCGGCGAGCGACGAGAATCGATCCCATGACCGCCCTGCGAATCGAATGATCACCGCTGCATTCTGAAGACTGAAAACAGGCTGCTGGCGCTCCTTTGGAGCTTAAGTACTTGGTAATGATCGGCACTTCATTCGTTCCGTAACAGATGGGTTGGATTGATACGCGCTGCACGTCGAGCCGGTAGCAGCCCGGCCACAGCACCGACTAGAACGAGTACGGCAACCGCCGCTGCCAGTGTTATTGGATCGGTAGGGCGAAGACCGAAAAGCAATGATCCGACAATGTGCGCCGACCACAGATTAAGCACGGTGCCTAACGCAACTCCAGCGCCGATGAGCATGCCAACGCGCCCAAGCATCATTCCGACTACACGAGCAGGGGTGGCACCTAGAGTCATCCGAATCCCGATCTCAAAGCGGCGACGAATCACCGCATAGGCGGTCACGCCGTATACCCCGAGCCCTGCAAGGAGCAGAGCGAGAAATCCGAAAAAGCCGGACAGCATCGCGATCAGGCGTTCCTGGGCGAGCGACGCATCCATGATGTCGGCGAGCGGTCGAAAGCTGACCGTGAGGTCGGGGTAGGCCCTGTCAATGGCCGCAGCAATGTCTCGCACATGTGATCTCGGTAATCCACTTGCCATGCGCACGCCGATCTTGATTGATAATCGCGGATTGGGCCTCAGTGGGAAATAAATCGTTGGTGGTGCTGGCTCGCGCAATGACGCATATACTGCATCCTTCACCAGTCCAATGATTTGAACAGGCTTTTTATATGGAACAATTGTTCGTCCCACCGGAATGATACCGCTGAAGAATTTCCGTGCGAAGGCTTCGTTGACGATCGCAACGGACGGCTCATCCAGCCGATCAGAACCGGCAAAATCACGCCCCGCGATAATTGACGTCCCGTAAGTCGTGAACCAGCCTGGGCTGACGGAATTAAAATTAACACGAAGGTCGGCTTCCGTTAATCCAGGTTCTCCAGGCACCGCCTCGAGGATGGTCATAACGTTGATACCGTTTACTGGCTCTTGGGTCGAGGCAGCCACCTGAGCAACGCCCGGAACGCCGGCAACCGCTCTAGACAGACGATCGACCTCCACCGTCTTGGTACTTCTCCCCTGTGAGCCGATGTTGACGATCAGCACGCGATCCTGATCGAATCCGGGATCAAGTGTGACGAGCGCCAGAAATGTCCTGATGAATAGGCCAGCGACAAAGACAAGCACGAGTGAAAGCGCCATCTGAACGACCACCAACGCACTGCCCAATTCGAAGCGTCGATTGCTGGACAGGCAGTATCCTTCTTCCTTGAGCACTTCATTCGGCTGCGTGCGTGAAGCTCGAAGCGCCGGAATTGTGCCGAACAGCAGAGTGGCGACTCCCGTCACCACTGCCGAGAATCCAAGCAGACGCCAATCCAGGGGCAGATAAAGAGAAAGCCCTCCTGCCATGACGGATAGCTGCTGTACGAGCCACTGGCCGCACAATTTTGCGCAGCTGAGTCCCAGCACGGCACCGCCGCAGGAGAGCAGCAGGCTCTCAACCACGAGCTGGCGGGCTAGCCGCAGTCGCGAAGCTCCCAGCGCCCGCCGCACGCTCAACTCATGCCGGCGCGCCGCAGTGCGTGCCAGAAGCAGATTCGCGATGTTGGTACACGCGATAAGCAGCACCAAACCGGAAACAGCCATCAGGATGCAGAGTGGCCGCTCGTACCTGCTGCGCCAC
This genomic window from Terriglobia bacterium contains:
- a CDS encoding ATP-binding protein, which translates into the protein MRRSARTRPVLVLTGARQTGKTSTLRRLFPNYGFTSLDLPTEAEQAEKEPEAFLQRHPAPAIIDEAQHAPALFHHLKVAVAQKRNRHAQYLLTSSQKFTLMKGASESLAGRVDVIELETLSLAEILAATPGFRQEAAIAVRGGFPELHANPEIDSVAFYNSYLATYLERDVRSLANVTSLRDFERFLRACALRSANLLNKADLARDVGIAPSTANLWLSSLEASGQVVLLEPWFSSHTKSLVKRPKLYLADTGLLCALLNIRSEEALAQSPWAGAVWETFVFAQLRHRERRAGRAGSLFYWRDRTREVDFVVDAGGRLELFEAKWTELPAQSDTINLAFMRDAVGKARIAEASIVCRAPNSYSVANGFKAVPIVELY
- a CDS encoding ABC transporter permease; translated protein: MLTRLRSLMSRLGASFRQPDLEERLKDELQLHLEMLTEENVHQGMSKEEAMRQARISLGGLDQAREEYRDAYGFRLLSDLSKDVHCAVRQFRRSPGFAAVAILSLALGVGANAAIFSILDSLCLRPLSVRDPSRLMLIERKGGPWTNPIWEQIRDRPQLFDGAVAWSRAELNLKSGNQPEFISGIFASGRFFDVLGVPAILGRTFNEADDQRGGGRDGPVAVLSYRFWQGQFGGSSDVIGRTLRLDRIPLTIVGVTPPGFFGLEAGGSFDVIVPIGTEPLIRGQDSWHDGRTAWWLNILVRRKPDQTEEAATVALRAVQPQIREMTLPGNPAERYVQDYLKEPFTLRSAAREPSWWRSRYERPLCILMAVSGLVLLIACTNIANLLLARTAARRHELSVRRALGASRLRLARQLVVESLLLSCGGAVLGLSCAKLCGQWLVQQLSVMAGGLSLYLPLDWRLLGFSAVVTGVATLLFGTIPALRASRTQPNEVLKEEGYCLSSNRRFELGSALVVVQMALSLVLVFVAGLFIRTFLALVTLDPGFDQDRVLIVNIGSQGRSTKTVEVDRLSRAVAGVPGVAQVAASTQEPVNGINVMTILEAVPGEPGLTEADLRVNFNSVSPGWFTTYGTSIIAGRDFAGSDRLDEPSVAIVNEAFARKFFSGIIPVGRTIVPYKKPVQIIGLVKDAVYASLREPAPPTIYFPLRPNPRLSIKIGVRMASGLPRSHVRDIAAAIDRAYPDLTVSFRPLADIMDASLAQERLIAMLSGFFGFLALLLAGLGVYGVTAYAVIRRRFEIGIRMTLGATPARVVGMMLGRVGMLIGAGVALGTVLNLWSAHIVGSLLFGLRPTDPITLAAAVAVLVLVGAVAGLLPARRAARINPTHLLRNE
- a CDS encoding PadR family transcriptional regulator translates to MPKKGTSPIQGEILQGTLDLLVLQTLVMGPAHGHTIAHAIEHRSGNVLQVEHGSLYPALHRLEVREWIASFWGTSENNRKARYYRLTTAGRKQLSEQVSRWDQLVQAINRIIRPAME
- a CDS encoding ABC transporter permease, giving the protein MGWTRFFRRGFWDKERSREIQSYIEIETDENIARGMSPEEARYAAHKKFGNVASVREEIYHMNTIGFLESLWQDLRYTFRSLRRNRGFAATAIITLALGIGANTTVFSALDAAMFRPLPYRDPSRLVTIAWVAARGSAEQVTYLGGASLQEMEDWRAQKQIFGGVEPFSLPPSTGVEEPVAMVYISAGMLDLLGVQPRLGRGFLPEEGLPGRDQVALLSHSYWLREFDSDPAILGKTIRLDGRVYTIVGVMPSNFQFPPGSKPNAWAPWTEKVESNPSIIARLRPGLSNEQAERETALVSDRIHYSGRVPRAKMTPEFLPVSDRLNSWLGFNRNTRTALLIMMGAVGFVLLIACANVANLLLSRSAKLQREVAIRSAIGASRGRLVRHFLVESMVLAAAGALAAVLLTWWLTHAIPTLLPADLRRLFATYELALSKRVFAFTVAVTVLTCLLSGLIPAFRTAHGGVIGGLIGTGRTAGVTRATRRLHIGLQSLQVGLALVLLCGAGLMANSFVRMTLTDSCFDTRNLCLVRVSLPQSYPKGPERQAFYDQLLSIVKTLPAVQSAILAAGTPTSLGFGTRKLFAEDALGAGAEPWGGDLLFVGADYFSTLRIPMVAGRDFGPEDGPSSPLVAVIDRRTAEHYWPGQSALGRRIRAGSGAPWVTVVGVVASVKTPSFTSPKGVQIYKPISQGNGVVGSNLIIRTAGDPRPVLAEVRARIADFNPGATVRTAATFDELYETMDAEAAATPRFYLILMSIFAGVALATAAVGIYGVLSYSVAQRSSEIGVRMALGATAHDVHRLVVRSILLPVGAGIVGGVIVSLWLTRLLRSLLYQITPHDPLTIVLVATFLLLVSLAASYLPSRRATRIDPMTALRIE
- a CDS encoding helix-turn-helix domain-containing protein, with the protein product MKTLGEFLDEKVQTGGWGAQEALAEKLKLSSSAISGWKRGKKPGFGDCLRIAQAFANDPVIQGDPLVVFAMTNQPESAELYRSFFPSTEHTKTVRDAECVCSKNSKRHSLHARLEEILDGRLGYAIAANIEALYKLHSLPPASDEPVGHGPYYPGTRVRKRRGRRLT